In a genomic window of Tissierella sp. Yu-01:
- a CDS encoding alpha/beta-type small acid-soluble spore protein: MTRKRIVNPNAAKALEQLKMEIAQDLGVENSLNDSNHPVNNIFTAGPVGGMMTRKLVEKGEEQLINHNNNHKITNESMNNNKNLR; this comes from the coding sequence TTGACTAGAAAAAGGATTGTAAACCCAAATGCAGCAAAGGCATTGGAACAATTAAAGATGGAAATAGCACAAGATCTTGGTGTAGAGAATAGTTTGAATGATAGTAATCATCCTGTAAATAATATATTTACAGCTGGGCCAGTTGGTGGAATGATGACTAGAAAACTGGTTGAAAAAGGAGAAGAGCAGCTAATTAATCATAATAACAATCACAAGATAACTAATGAAAGTATGAACAATAATAAAAATTTGAGGTGA
- a CDS encoding response regulator transcription factor — translation MKILVVDDHPLVRKGVSSTLSFEEETEKIFEASNIQEAISLINSEKPELIIVDLYLGNEDGLEIVRRAKSKNSNAKFMVLTSSLKKEDFLRSEEVGVDGYILKEAFAEDILYAVRVVLRGKKFIDPEILKHQSSHSQKNNRLSELTPRENDVLVALGKGLSNQEIAEELFISEHTVKKHISNILSKLELSHRTQAALLVNEASNLYRECV, via the coding sequence ATGAAGATACTTGTCGTCGATGATCACCCTTTAGTAAGGAAGGGAGTATCATCTACTTTGTCATTTGAAGAAGAAACTGAAAAAATATTTGAGGCATCTAATATTCAGGAAGCAATTTCACTAATTAATTCAGAAAAACCAGAATTGATAATAGTAGATTTATACTTGGGTAATGAAGATGGTCTTGAAATAGTAAGAAGAGCAAAGAGTAAGAATTCAAATGCAAAGTTTATGGTGTTAACCTCATCATTGAAAAAAGAAGATTTTTTAAGGTCGGAAGAAGTAGGCGTAGATGGCTATATATTAAAGGAGGCTTTTGCTGAAGATATTTTATATGCAGTTCGTGTAGTACTTAGAGGTAAGAAGTTCATTGACCCTGAGATATTAAAGCATCAATCATCACATAGCCAAAAGAATAATCGATTATCTGAACTAACTCCAAGGGAAAATGATGTACTGGTAGCCTTAGGTAAAGGCTTAAGCAATCAAGAAATAGCAGAGGAGTTATTTATATCAGAGCACACCGTAAAGAAACATATAAGTAATATTTTATCTAAACTGGAGCTTAGTCATAGGACCCAGGCAGCCTTATTGGTAAATGAAGCTTCAAATCTGTATAGGGAGTGTGTCTAA
- a CDS encoding alpha-ketoacid dehydrogenase subunit beta: protein MTNTLNIVQAINQALMNEMELDNTVVVYGEDVGVEGGVFRATVDLQKKFGVKRVFDSPLAESAIVGTAVGMAINGLKPVVEMQFSGFSYPGFNQIISHVARMRNRSRGKYTLPMVIRSPYGGGIRALEHHSESTEAIFAQIPGLKVVIPSTPYDAKGLLIAAMRDPDPVLFWEPKRIYRAFKQEIPEGAYEIPIGKAKIIEEGTDITIVTWGAMVKDVQKAAEMVKVKGIKPEIIDLRTIAPMDRDSFVESVKKTGRILVVHEAPKTLGVGAEIISIVNEKAFLYLEAPPTRLTGFDTTFPLPRGERHYIPSPERIAKTIEDVVRY, encoded by the coding sequence ATGACTAATACTCTTAATATAGTTCAGGCTATTAATCAAGCCTTAATGAATGAAATGGAGCTTGATAATACTGTCGTTGTATATGGAGAAGACGTTGGAGTAGAAGGTGGAGTATTTAGGGCAACTGTAGATTTACAGAAGAAGTTTGGCGTTAAAAGAGTCTTTGATAGTCCACTTGCTGAATCTGCAATAGTTGGTACAGCTGTAGGTATGGCTATAAATGGATTAAAGCCAGTTGTTGAAATGCAATTCTCAGGCTTTTCATATCCTGGATTTAATCAGATAATAAGTCATGTTGCTAGGATGAGAAACAGGTCCCGTGGCAAATATACTCTTCCTATGGTAATTCGTTCGCCATATGGTGGAGGAATTAGAGCATTGGAGCATCACTCTGAAAGTACCGAAGCAATATTTGCTCAGATACCAGGTTTAAAAGTTGTTATACCTTCAACACCTTATGATGCAAAGGGATTGTTAATTGCAGCAATGAGAGATCCTGATCCAGTACTTTTTTGGGAACCTAAGAGAATATATAGAGCTTTTAAACAGGAGATTCCTGAAGGGGCTTATGAGATTCCTATAGGAAAGGCAAAGATCATCGAGGAAGGAACTGATATAACTATTGTAACCTGGGGCGCAATGGTTAAAGATGTTCAAAAGGCTGCTGAAATGGTAAAAGTTAAAGGAATTAAGCCTGAAATTATAGATTTAAGGACTATAGCACCTATGGATAGGGATAGCTTTGTTGAATCTGTTAAGAAAACCGGAAGAATATTAGTAGTTCATGAAGCTCCTAAGACACTAGGAGTTGGAGCCGAAATTATTTCAATAGTTAACGAGAAGGCTTTCTTGTATCTTGAAGCACCTCCTACAAGGCTTACAGGCTTTGACACTACATTCCCTCTACCTAGAGGAGAACGGCATTATATCCCTAGCCCTGAAAGAATTGCTAAGACTATTGAAGATGTAGTTAGGTACTAA
- a CDS encoding family 1 encapsulin nanocompartment shell protein encodes MLYRELAPISNEAWNEIDERAEEVLKSYLSARKVVKVNGPKGLDFNVITEGRLTNIHELENKLCYGTYQVQPLTETRVEFEMSRWELDNIARGAKDVDYEPLEISLKEIALLEENAIYNGLEKAMIKGIDQYSKVTIPFGNDPTSIMEGITKAIIQLKKDYESGPFTLVVSEEAYKRILSKETAYPLDERIEKLIGGKIVFSHVINGAYLLPYDHDDLELTIGRDFSIGYQSHDAEKIRFFATESFTFRVLNPDLIVKFTI; translated from the coding sequence ATGTTATATAGAGAATTAGCACCTATATCTAATGAAGCTTGGAATGAGATAGATGAAAGAGCTGAAGAGGTTCTTAAGTCATATCTTTCAGCTCGAAAGGTAGTTAAAGTTAATGGACCTAAGGGGTTAGACTTCAATGTAATTACAGAAGGAAGGCTTACGAATATACATGAATTAGAGAATAAGCTTTGCTATGGAACATATCAGGTTCAACCACTTACTGAAACAAGAGTAGAATTTGAAATGAGTAGATGGGAATTAGATAATATAGCTAGAGGAGCCAAGGATGTTGATTATGAACCACTGGAAATATCTTTAAAAGAAATTGCACTATTAGAGGAGAATGCAATATATAATGGATTAGAAAAAGCGATGATTAAGGGTATTGATCAATATTCAAAAGTAACAATCCCATTTGGAAATGACCCAACATCTATTATGGAAGGTATAACAAAAGCCATAATTCAACTTAAAAAGGATTATGAATCTGGTCCATTTACACTTGTAGTTAGCGAGGAAGCATATAAGAGAATATTATCTAAGGAAACTGCATATCCATTGGATGAAAGAATTGAAAAATTAATTGGTGGTAAGATTGTATTTAGTCATGTAATTAATGGTGCATATTTATTACCTTATGATCATGATGATTTAGAACTTACCATTGGTAGGGATTTCTCCATAGGATATCAGTCACATGATGCTGAAAAAATAAGATTCTTTGCTACTGAATCATTTACATTTAGAGTATTAAATCCAGATTTAATAGTAAAATTTACTATATAG
- a CDS encoding ATP-binding protein: protein MFFLKNKKEESKIIFIYRYLSLLITSTFYLFNQSDHSILRKLFIISCLSISAIILSYLYPIYEDSHKNIKLLLIIETIGNVLLLAPSGGINSPFIWYSLNTILISSIFLEKIDYWANFIAYLFSYLIILKIGNDIEINELITIDNYWNLLLSFLMIVVVVQLLGVYIKRARIEKERLESANKQIIESIDHIKALYQSVNILANQGNREGIIKVSFEHIKRITKTDTVFYFEIIDSKNKMYTYGNNQLIDDIELYITNSIEELLDTKEPTELLVLNSRFIIVPVRSNYSDYGLLGLESKDSKESIVYQNNIYQLQFLSELISIAFERLNLEEVNERLLITEEQNRIANEIHDSVLQRLFSMSCGIFAIMKKLSSYTTDEIEEELNTIRSTTDTVMKELREKIYGLSWKKSGSNSFNLDIKRYIEDIRKLNNVNIPFTILGNVENLSTNQKKAIYRMICEGLSNAVRHGKSGNIEVVLNIGREESQLLINDDGVGFNVDEVMEDTSKGLGLQNLYQLTESLHGIIHIHSELGSGTTIQVTLPNNLELVKGGAAI, encoded by the coding sequence TTGTTTTTTTTAAAGAACAAAAAGGAAGAGTCAAAGATAATATTTATATATAGATATTTATCATTATTAATAACTTCCACGTTTTATTTATTTAATCAAAGCGACCATTCTATTTTAAGAAAACTATTTATCATTTCATGCTTAAGCATATCGGCAATAATACTATCATATCTTTATCCTATCTATGAAGATTCGCATAAAAATATTAAGTTACTCTTAATAATTGAAACAATAGGTAATGTGCTGCTCTTAGCACCTTCTGGAGGTATCAATAGCCCATTTATCTGGTACAGTTTAAATACCATATTAATTAGTTCTATTTTCCTTGAAAAGATAGATTATTGGGCTAATTTTATTGCATATTTGTTTAGTTATTTGATAATACTAAAAATTGGTAACGATATTGAAATAAATGAATTAATTACCATAGATAATTATTGGAATTTGTTACTTAGTTTTCTTATGATAGTCGTTGTGGTACAACTACTAGGGGTTTATATAAAAAGAGCAAGAATTGAAAAAGAAAGACTTGAATCAGCGAATAAGCAAATAATTGAATCAATAGATCATATTAAGGCATTATACCAGTCTGTAAATATCTTAGCTAATCAGGGGAATAGAGAAGGCATCATTAAAGTTTCCTTTGAGCATATAAAAAGAATAACTAAGACTGATACAGTGTTTTACTTTGAGATAATAGATAGTAAAAACAAAATGTATACCTATGGAAATAATCAATTAATAGATGACATAGAATTATATATAACAAATTCTATAGAGGAATTATTAGATACCAAAGAACCAACAGAATTGTTAGTTTTAAATTCAAGATTTATTATTGTTCCAGTGAGATCTAACTACTCAGACTATGGGCTATTAGGCTTAGAATCAAAGGATAGTAAAGAAAGCATTGTATATCAAAACAACATTTACCAGCTACAGTTCTTATCAGAATTAATATCCATAGCCTTTGAAAGACTAAATTTAGAGGAAGTAAATGAAAGACTATTGATAACAGAAGAACAAAACCGTATAGCTAATGAAATACATGACAGTGTACTTCAAAGACTTTTCAGTATGTCCTGTGGTATATTTGCAATCATGAAGAAATTAAGTTCATATACTACCGATGAAATAGAAGAGGAGTTGAATACCATAAGAAGTACTACGGATACTGTTATGAAGGAATTAAGAGAGAAGATATATGGACTTAGTTGGAAAAAGTCAGGATCTAATAGTTTTAATTTAGATATAAAAAGATATATTGAAGACATAAGAAAACTTAACAATGTAAATATACCTTTTACTATACTAGGCAATGTTGAGAACTTATCGACTAATCAAAAGAAAGCTATTTATAGAATGATCTGTGAAGGATTAAGCAATGCTGTACGTCATGGAAAGTCAGGGAATATTGAAGTTGTATTAAATATTGGAAGGGAAGAATCCCAACTTCTAATAAATGATGACGGTGTAGGATTTAATGTAGATGAAGTAATGGAAGATACTTCAAAAGGATTGGGATTACAGAATTTATATCAATTAACGGAAAGCTTACATGGAATTATTCATATACATAGTGAATTAGGAAGTGGGACCACCATCCAGGTTACTCTACCGAATAATCTCGAGTTAGTCAAAGGAGGGGCAGCTATATGA
- a CDS encoding DUF5305 domain-containing protein, whose product MKLKINKKLRLAIISILTILILLNTFLLFKEVRYPSFEQQKSKLYDYNNNGTVNYTIYLKPNKLYEGNSLGEGMLYITEFVDSINANFSYEFAGKGITQLEGTYNIIGKVKGFKEEREQIINIWEKDYELVKNKKFNTSNETYTLNENISINIEEYNTFVEEIIESSKINCDTSITLLMDINVTGTTDKGTFEENITPNIVIPLNTLMFEITTNNVEKPGAIEETIQVQLPVNKNQVIFYGVIIGICILGLIFLIFFTETAPKKDPLEKELNKILKKHGDRLVALNSDVELKDAKYVRTIDDLVRFADEVERPILYKYSEDYNEINIFYVANGDEVYVFDIEESLPKVEVEEISEEQIPSQ is encoded by the coding sequence ATGAAGTTAAAAATCAATAAGAAATTAAGATTAGCAATCATATCAATACTCACAATTCTAATTCTCTTGAATACTTTTCTATTATTTAAGGAAGTTCGTTATCCATCTTTTGAACAACAAAAATCTAAATTATATGACTATAACAATAATGGGACAGTAAACTACACAATATATCTTAAACCTAATAAACTATACGAGGGAAATTCATTAGGTGAAGGGATGTTATACATAACAGAATTCGTTGATTCTATAAATGCCAATTTCTCATATGAATTTGCTGGAAAGGGTATTACACAGCTAGAAGGTACTTATAATATAATAGGTAAGGTAAAAGGATTTAAAGAAGAAAGAGAACAAATAATTAATATATGGGAAAAGGATTATGAATTAGTTAAAAACAAAAAATTTAATACTTCAAATGAAACATATACACTTAATGAAAACATTAGTATAAATATTGAGGAGTACAACACATTTGTAGAAGAAATAATTGAATCATCAAAAATCAACTGTGATACTTCTATAACTTTATTAATGGACATTAATGTAACTGGTACTACTGACAAAGGTACCTTTGAGGAAAATATTACACCAAATATAGTTATACCATTAAATACATTGATGTTTGAAATAACCACCAACAACGTGGAAAAACCAGGCGCCATTGAAGAGACCATCCAAGTTCAACTACCAGTAAATAAGAACCAAGTCATATTCTATGGTGTAATTATAGGAATATGCATTTTAGGACTGATATTTTTAATATTCTTTACTGAAACTGCACCTAAGAAAGATCCATTAGAAAAAGAACTAAACAAGATATTGAAGAAACATGGAGATAGACTTGTGGCATTAAACTCTGATGTGGAATTAAAAGATGCTAAATATGTAAGGACCATTGATGATTTAGTAAGATTTGCTGATGAAGTAGAAAGACCTATTCTATATAAATATAGCGAAGATTATAATGAAATAAATATATTCTATGTAGCAAATGGTGATGAAGTATATGTATTTGATATTGAAGAGTCATTACCAAAAGTTGAGGTAGAAGAAATCAGTGAAGAACAAATACCCTCCCAGTGA
- a CDS encoding YkuS family protein produces the protein MKKVAIEKGLDNVARHLINQGHQVVMLSGSIDENMKNLNSYDCIVTSGLNKDALGISETLTEAPVINANGMSPEEVAERLNSFQ, from the coding sequence GTGAAAAAAGTAGCGATAGAAAAAGGATTGGACAATGTAGCAAGACACTTAATAAATCAAGGTCATCAAGTAGTAATGCTGAGTGGTTCAATAGATGAGAATATGAAGAATCTAAATAGTTATGACTGTATAGTTACTTCTGGTTTGAATAAGGATGCCCTAGGAATTAGTGAGACGCTAACTGAAGCTCCTGTTATAAATGCAAATGGTATGAGCCCAGAAGAAGTAGCAGAAAGGTTAAATAGCTTCCAATAG
- a CDS encoding (2Fe-2S)-binding protein gives MRIEEHPILKFNRGKEIKFIFNGQELCGYEGESIAAALHAAGVMVLGESLFKHRPRGFYCAIGNCSSCLMVVNGEPNVRTCITDLEEGMVVEIQQGKGSIL, from the coding sequence TTGCGTATTGAAGAGCATCCAATTCTTAAGTTCAATAGAGGTAAAGAAATAAAATTTATCTTTAATGGTCAAGAACTTTGTGGCTATGAAGGGGAAAGCATAGCAGCAGCTTTACATGCAGCAGGAGTAATGGTATTAGGTGAAAGTCTATTTAAACACAGGCCTAGAGGATTTTATTGTGCCATAGGAAACTGTTCTTCGTGCCTTATGGTTGTAAATGGTGAACCAAATGTGAGGACATGTATTACAGACTTGGAAGAAGGAATGGTTGTTGAAATTCAACAGGGGAAGGGGTCTATTCTATGA
- a CDS encoding S-layer homology domain-containing protein produces MKRRNKIVKMILQVLLLTLVGGYFTSSLIQSTFATNIDKSPNVLVTIGSDGKITQDRDLFDGQLYPATVKDAEKGIGGISGVIRISNQFKSIKVENIAIGIRRMDINNGYEKEVVYKSFLRDINLKIEKGELFTFNKTLVNYKSLEDILYDPDSEEYRGYILEPSDRFSIEKGATVDLKYTLHMVPEAGNELEAVTAYMPIYINLMENITDDDPEDPNDDDDDHDEEEIIDEEVPLAALNKEDHIQYIQGYPDNTVRPEGLITREEVAAVFYRLLDAGYRTSIWTQSEDFPDVDSNRWSVRHIATLANGNIINGYPDGSFEPGKYITRAELATIASKFDRLNPSSSNKFSDIDGHWADSYINSSALKGWVNGYPDGSFKPDQYITRAEFVTLVNNVLERKVHKENILPEAKKFPDLPDTMWYYEAMMEAINSHHYTRLEDKSELWIEIYYPILDM; encoded by the coding sequence ATGAAGCGGCGTAATAAAATCGTTAAAATGATCCTACAAGTCCTATTGCTCACACTTGTTGGCGGGTATTTTACCAGTAGTTTAATTCAGTCTACCTTTGCAACCAACATAGATAAAAGTCCTAATGTACTTGTTACTATAGGCAGTGATGGAAAAATTACACAAGATAGAGATTTATTCGATGGACAGTTATATCCAGCTACAGTTAAAGATGCTGAAAAAGGCATAGGTGGAATTAGTGGTGTAATCAGGATTAGTAATCAATTTAAGAGTATAAAAGTTGAAAACATAGCTATAGGAATAAGAAGAATGGACATAAATAATGGATATGAAAAAGAAGTAGTGTATAAATCATTCCTAAGAGATATTAATCTAAAGATAGAAAAAGGAGAATTATTTACATTTAATAAAACTTTAGTTAATTACAAAAGCTTAGAAGATATATTGTATGACCCCGATAGTGAGGAATATAGAGGATATATACTAGAACCAAGTGATAGATTTAGTATAGAAAAAGGTGCTACCGTTGATTTAAAATACACTCTTCATATGGTTCCGGAGGCTGGAAATGAGCTTGAAGCAGTTACAGCATATATGCCAATATATATAAATCTAATGGAAAATATAACAGATGATGACCCTGAGGATCCTAATGACGATGATGATGACCATGACGAAGAAGAAATTATTGATGAAGAAGTTCCGCTGGCTGCATTGAACAAAGAGGACCATATACAATACATTCAAGGGTATCCAGATAATACAGTGAGACCAGAAGGTTTAATCACTAGAGAAGAAGTTGCAGCAGTATTCTATAGACTTTTAGATGCAGGATATAGAACGAGTATATGGACACAGTCAGAAGACTTCCCAGATGTTGATTCAAATAGATGGTCTGTAAGACATATAGCAACACTAGCTAATGGAAATATTATCAATGGTTATCCTGATGGAAGCTTTGAACCTGGCAAATATATAACTAGAGCAGAATTAGCCACAATAGCCTCAAAATTTGATAGATTGAACCCTTCTTCTAGTAATAAGTTCTCAGATATAGATGGTCATTGGGCAGATAGCTATATAAATTCATCTGCATTAAAAGGTTGGGTAAATGGTTATCCAGATGGAAGTTTTAAACCTGATCAATATATAACTAGAGCAGAATTTGTAACCCTTGTAAATAATGTATTGGAAAGAAAGGTACACAAAGAAAATATATTACCTGAAGCTAAGAAATTCCCTGACTTACCTGATACAATGTGGTATTACGAAGCTATGATGGAAGCCATCAATAGTCATCATTATACAAGGCTTGAAGATAAATCAGAATTATGGATTGAGATTTATTATCCAATTTTGGATATGTAA
- a CDS encoding ferritin-like domain-containing protein encodes MSHYHEPVEKLNEEAFNISRALNSLKEEIEAVDWYNQRVVASKDPELEAILAHNRDEEIEHAVMLIEWLRRNMDGWDHELRNFLFTDGPITGLHDHEEEGSENKSGLNIGNLK; translated from the coding sequence ATGTCACATTATCATGAACCGGTAGAAAAATTAAATGAAGAAGCCTTTAATATTTCCAGAGCTTTAAATAGTTTAAAGGAAGAGATTGAGGCAGTTGATTGGTACAACCAAAGGGTAGTTGCTTCAAAGGATCCTGAGCTTGAGGCTATATTGGCACATAACAGAGACGAAGAAATTGAGCATGCTGTCATGCTAATTGAGTGGCTAAGAAGAAATATGGACGGATGGGACCATGAGCTAAGAAATTTCTTGTTTACTGATGGACCTATTACAGGACTACATGATCATGAAGAAGAAGGTAGCGAGAACAAATCGGGTCTTAATATAGGAAATTTAAAATAG
- the pdhA gene encoding pyruvate dehydrogenase (acetyl-transferring) E1 component subunit alpha produces the protein MRLEDYNPLDNIQYRILDQNGIILKEEDLPDLTDDELIYLYKTMVFSRIIDEKALSYQRQGRMLTYAPNVGQEAAQVGSAYAMKENDWLVPAFRELGAWLIKGVPLRNIYLYWYGNEWGSYMPEGVRVLPVSIPIASQLQHATGIGMANNIKGEKDVAVAYVGDGGTSEGDFHEALNFAAVFKAPVVFVVQNNQYAISTRGSLQTASKNYALKAIAYGMPGILVDGNDIFAMYKATEEAIDRARRGEGPTLIEAYTYRLGAHTTSDDPTKYRENEEVEQWKDKDPILRLKLYLTNKGLISDELEEKMKSELEQEVVSTFESIENKSDTEIEDIFKYHYEVMPPQLEEQLNEYKSFLEGGK, from the coding sequence ATGCGACTTGAAGATTATAATCCACTAGATAATATTCAATACAGAATATTAGACCAAAATGGGATTATTCTTAAGGAAGAAGATTTACCAGACCTAACTGATGATGAATTAATATATCTATATAAAACTATGGTTTTCTCAAGAATAATCGATGAAAAAGCCTTATCTTACCAGAGACAAGGTAGAATGTTAACCTATGCACCTAATGTAGGTCAAGAAGCTGCTCAGGTTGGAAGCGCCTATGCTATGAAAGAAAATGATTGGCTAGTACCTGCTTTTAGAGAGCTTGGTGCCTGGCTAATTAAAGGGGTCCCCCTAAGAAATATTTATCTATACTGGTACGGTAATGAATGGGGCAGCTATATGCCTGAAGGAGTGAGAGTATTACCTGTTTCTATACCAATAGCTTCCCAACTTCAACATGCTACTGGTATCGGCATGGCTAACAATATTAAAGGTGAAAAGGACGTAGCAGTAGCTTACGTTGGTGATGGTGGAACCTCCGAAGGAGATTTCCACGAAGCACTGAATTTTGCTGCTGTTTTTAAGGCTCCAGTAGTATTTGTTGTTCAGAATAATCAATATGCTATTTCAACGAGAGGAAGTCTTCAAACTGCTAGTAAAAATTATGCACTTAAGGCAATAGCTTATGGAATGCCTGGTATTCTAGTTGATGGCAACGATATATTTGCAATGTATAAAGCTACAGAGGAAGCAATTGACAGAGCAAGAAGAGGTGAAGGTCCAACTCTTATTGAAGCATATACCTATCGTTTAGGTGCTCATACTACTTCAGATGATCCTACTAAATATAGGGAAAATGAAGAGGTTGAACAATGGAAAGATAAGGACCCTATTTTAAGACTAAAACTATATTTAACTAATAAGGGATTAATAAGTGATGAGTTAGAAGAAAAGATGAAAAGTGAATTAGAGCAAGAAGTAGTTTCAACTTTTGAATCTATTGAAAACAAATCTGATACAGAAATAGAAGATATATTTAAATATCACTATGAGGTAATGCCTCCACAACTTGAGGAACAGTTAAATGAATATAAATCCTTTTTAGAAGGAGGTAAGTAA
- a CDS encoding signal peptidase I, giving the protein MESSLKFLPTRVSSKRNILVILLLLSIYILDNSPIVKFIDSYTFTYIIKPMLWICIAIIVWQMPQIKSKGKLRYSTLLKFWAMYFGIMYVVITVLAGLIDGLGKSPYNHTPKGILINIIFVGSALVGREFIRSYLVNSFTKKENYLVFILIALFMTVTNFSINKYSDIENLKGFVQFSAQFFIPEFSHNFFATYLVFLGGPIISLIYLGIIQSFHWLSPILPDLKWITSALVGILCPTFFLMSMQSIYLNATKQIKKREQEDESPIGWIITSIISIGIIWFAVGVFPIYPSVIATGSMEPMIYPGDVILVKKITDMEGIYNLKEGDVIQFKRDNVLISHRITELVYDEEQGLLFRTKGDNNSSEDSELVKPQDLKGTIEHVVPKVGWPTLLIKSDKNIDLNEIEF; this is encoded by the coding sequence ATGGAATCGTCTTTAAAATTTTTACCTACAAGAGTATCTTCTAAAAGAAATATATTAGTTATCTTACTTTTACTATCTATATATATCCTAGATAATTCCCCAATAGTTAAGTTCATAGATAGCTATACATTTACATATATAATTAAGCCTATGCTCTGGATATGTATTGCAATTATCGTATGGCAAATGCCACAAATTAAATCTAAGGGGAAACTAAGATATAGTACATTATTGAAATTTTGGGCTATGTATTTTGGAATAATGTATGTAGTAATTACAGTATTAGCCGGATTAATAGATGGATTAGGAAAAAGTCCATATAATCATACACCTAAAGGTATATTAATAAACATTATATTTGTGGGCTCAGCTTTAGTAGGTAGGGAATTTATCAGAAGTTATCTAGTTAATAGCTTTACTAAGAAAGAAAATTATCTAGTATTTATATTGATAGCATTATTTATGACAGTAACTAATTTTTCAATAAATAAATATTCAGATATCGAAAATTTAAAAGGCTTTGTTCAATTTTCAGCTCAGTTTTTTATTCCTGAATTTTCTCATAACTTTTTTGCAACATACTTAGTTTTCTTAGGTGGCCCAATCATATCACTAATATACCTGGGAATTATACAAAGTTTTCATTGGTTATCACCAATACTTCCGGATTTGAAGTGGATAACATCTGCATTAGTAGGTATACTTTGCCCTACATTTTTTCTAATGTCTATGCAATCAATATACTTAAATGCCACAAAACAAATTAAAAAGAGAGAGCAAGAAGACGAAAGCCCTATAGGATGGATTATAACAAGCATTATCTCTATAGGAATTATTTGGTTTGCGGTAGGGGTATTTCCCATATACCCATCAGTTATTGCAACTGGCAGCATGGAACCAATGATATACCCTGGAGATGTAATATTGGTTAAGAAAATAACTGATATGGAAGGAATATATAATCTTAAAGAAGGAGATGTAATACAGTTTAAAAGAGATAATGTACTGATTTCCCATAGAATTACAGAGTTAGTCTATGATGAGGAACAAGGATTGTTATTCAGGACTAAAGGTGACAACAACTCTTCGGAAGATTCAGAGTTAGTAAAACCACAAGATCTAAAAGGAACTATAGAGCATGTAGTACCAAAAGTGGGTTGGCCTACTTTACTCATAAAGAGCGATAAAAACATAGATTTAAATGAAATCGAGTTTTGA
- the tlp gene encoding small acid-soluble spore protein Tlp, protein MKNKPKPDDRRDNVEKIQYDINHTISNYRATKDLINETDDEEQKRQLEEKQKRRLQSLEGKRSEIREEAKARDNQYR, encoded by the coding sequence ATGAAAAATAAACCGAAGCCAGATGACAGAAGAGATAATGTAGAGAAGATTCAATATGATATTAACCACACAATATCAAATTACAGGGCAACGAAGGATTTGATTAATGAGACCGATGACGAAGAACAAAAGAGACAATTAGAAGAAAAACAAAAAAGAAGGCTTCAATCTCTTGAAGGTAAGAGAAGTGAAATAAGAGAAGAAGCTAAAGCGAGAGATAACCAATATAGATAA